The genomic stretch TGGGCacataaattctttattttggacATACTGTTTATTGTATTAAAAGatatgaataaaaaagaaagcatgccCACTTTCAAACTTGAGTTACATCCAATTATTTCTACTCTCTCTTTGTACTCTTGGCATTTACTGTATGATAAGCCATGGCCCTGGGAACTGTTAGACACATAAAGCACACCTGTCATGCAATGTAGTTGTGAAATGAATCAACTGCAGCTGGTAGCTGACCAACATTCCCCTTACCATACTTACCCACACtcctgtgagaaaaaaaaaaacacacacttaTCATAAGTCACCGAGTTCCAATTATAGGTACAACAGCTGACTAATTCCCATGACAAATAgtgtaaaacaaaaaagaaatctaataTTCTATTAATTACTGAGATTTTTCTCCAAAAGAAGTGGAGACACTTCTTTGGTCACTTACATGAAACATAATCATACTCATATTCTCCTTTTGGATATGCCCTGCTCACTGCGCCAAATACAATCTTACATTCATGTTTCCCAACTTCCTACACTCTCAGCCATCCCTTTTGCCACTTTTCATGTGGGCATGGCAGCATATGTCCCTTGAGATGATTGACCTTCATTTGTTTCAAGTTGAGACTGCAATGCAGCATCTCACCAAAACAGGCCAACACATCACTGCAACCCACTCATAAACTAGGACTGTGGTCTTACTTTTCTTTGCATAGAAAAGTATTCATGGATTAATGAATGTAGATTAAGGAAATGAGGAACTCTATAGGATATGGTACTGCAGGAGTGGTATGGAAATATAAAGCATGGTGTTTGTGGATTCAGATACTGCTTATGTACTATATATGAATTTTTCTTAGATTTAAGAAAAATTTTGCAAGAGTTTCTTAAGCATAACTCAATTAAACCCTAAACCAAAACATCTTAGTATATTTATAAAGGATGTGTGTGATTTTGTATATATTCATcgttaaaaattaaaatcaattttCAACACCAACatgtttttccttcttcctcttcctcctcttcctcaggctcctcctcctcctggtgGCAAAGGAAGCCTCTCCAGAATAATTAGGAAAAATGCAAATGAGTAAGAATCTGCTCATAAATCTACTAGAAGGTGCAATTTCCTAGGATGTCTATTCTGATGATATAGGAAATTACCACTTAAGATACTTGACTTAACTAGATTTAAACGCGTGTAGCTAAAGACAGTGAATGTCCATCACTTTAAAtgtctaataaattaaaattgtaGTCATCACAGTATATAGGTGGTAAATACTTGCACAGTCATTAGCAAACATCAATCCATGAATTTTCAACAAAGATCCAATGGCAGTTAGTAGTAGATACAGGCATGATGAGTACTCGGCATTGTTCAAAACATCTTTGAAAAGTGGACTATTTCAGGTGCAAAATATTGGGGTCACTCAATAGGCGTAACAACATGCTATTTCTAATTTCAATCAGTAACCCCTGCCTCTCCAAAATACTAAATGTCACTACTACTAAAAACGTTTATTACCTTTTTGCACAGCTATTGGAATTTCTTGAAGTCTCCAAAGTGCCCAAGAATCGATTTTAAGgttaatcattttctttcttgatttttgcTTATTTAAAGCTTCTTCAGCATCTGCACGGTCTGTCTCGAGACTTTTAATGAGATGGATAGCTTCCGATAGTAATGATTCCATCTTCTGCTTTAATTCTGGGCATTTTTCTTCTCAAAATAGTGATAATCAAAAATACATTCAAATATACTAGCACAAATTTTATgcctatatgtaaatatataaattactaTACTTTCTATAAGTTGTGACAAGGATattaatctttatatatatagttgAGCTGGAATGTGAAATATGGTAACCATGAAACACATgacaatatttaatatttaagtgCAATAGTTAATagttaaaattataaaacaaattcCTGTCTCACTAGTCACTTATTAAGTGCTCAACACCTGCATATAGCTAGTAGCTATTCTATTGGACCGAGTGACAAAAACAGTTTTTATTACTGCAGAATGTTCTACTGGATGCCCCTGAATTACActgtcagctctggcatatgtgggtggtagagagagaatctgagagccCTTACATGCAAGTCCCACGAACTATAGTTGTGTTATCTCCTCAACCTTTCCGAAGAGGAAGCCAAAAATCACTATACAGTCAGACTCCAGACTAAGTATTATATGGCATAGAGTAATCATTAAAACATATCTGATGAACAAATATCTCTTTCCTCAAGTAGACATGTTTATCTAAGTATAATGTACAACTTTACCATGCTCTTTTTCTGGCTTGACACCTTCTATTGGTACAGGGATAATTCTGCTcctatagaaagggaaagatgcaACCCATTAATAAAGAAGAGATGTACTTATTGGCCAAATGATGTACTTATTAGGAAATGAATTTTAGGTTGTGCTTTTACACTGTTAGAAATATTTATAATGAAACACTTTATCGGCCCTACCTCTGATAATAAAGATAATGGAATTTATATCATTGTAAATAAACATCTATTTAAAATGCTACAAATAACTTAAAACTTTTTGAGGGTAGTATCAAAATAGTGTTTTTGTAATGAACTTTGGTCTTTACTCACATGTTACTAGTGAAAAAGGAGAGTTTACTGAGGATAAATGAGTTACTTCTCTATTTTAATTTACCAGTTTCTGAGAAATCAATATAAATTATAGTGAGCAAAAAtaacattttcaatttaaaat from Erinaceus europaeus unplaced genomic scaffold, mEriEur2.1 scaffold_1081, whole genome shotgun sequence encodes the following:
- the LOC132536402 gene encoding coiled-coil domain-containing protein 178-like, which translates into the protein NASSKTLVSDGPPKGPAEIIHENKMTTPEEVNLGIYFSYPCQRHSCSLVNIPAPCVNKMVSHIEEVESKIQEHLKRFETSLEEWSRIIPVPIEGVKPEKEHEKCPELKQKMESLLSEAIHLIKSLETDRADAEEALNKQKSRKKMINLKIDSWALWRLQEIPIAVQK